In one Gammaproteobacteria bacterium genomic region, the following are encoded:
- the recQ gene encoding DNA helicase RecQ has translation MQTTGPTKPPCETTAQPTDNIDVSEKINQAREILRLKYGYSEFRLKQEDIISTLLKGEDALALLPTGGGKSLCYQIPSLVRQGTGVVISPLIALMQDQVDALRQLGIRAAYLNSSQDGATQRQIETQLLRQELDLLYIAPERLLTERLLQQLEQTHIALFAIDEAHCVSQWGHDFRKEYQQLSVLHQRFPHTPRIALTATADERTRREIVAQLNLSNARIFINSFDRPNIHYRINDGNNAREQLWRFINREHPNDAGIVYCLSRRKVESVAEWFNKKGRTALAYHAGLPDAVRQQNQERFLRENGLIIVATIAFGMGIDKPDVRFVAHLNLPKSIEAYYQETGRAGRDQKPANAWMSFGLQDVMTLRHWVEQADADERYKRVSLQKLEAMLGLCEMSSCRRQALLKYFGESLEQRCGNCDNCVSPPEQWDGTVVAQKILSCIVRTGQRFGVGYIIDVLLGNNNERIQRNGHDRISTFGIGTELSGAEWRSVLRQLAAQSYISTDLEGHGSLLLNEKCRPLLRGETRIQFRKTSEKIHAPEKPKQQNINTWDEELLAALKTLRQQLAAEQNVPAYIIFHDQTLIDVAALRPANLTELSRINGIGQQKLDRYGEAVLQQVATHPLPNVLKNNFSNTINETLYLYSRDMDVDAIAQHRDLKPATILGHFAEAIEAGMLQLDDVLQLDEDTVTEILLTAESLQLAADDSLKSLFHAFNGEHDYGVLKCVVAGQLRSR, from the coding sequence ATGCAAACGACCGGCCCCACCAAACCACCGTGTGAAACCACTGCGCAACCTACTGATAATATAGATGTTTCTGAAAAAATAAACCAGGCCCGAGAAATTTTGCGGCTCAAATACGGTTACTCGGAATTTCGCTTAAAACAGGAAGACATTATCAGCACCCTCCTAAAGGGAGAGGATGCATTGGCCCTGCTGCCCACAGGCGGCGGTAAATCCCTGTGCTACCAAATCCCTTCCCTGGTGCGGCAAGGCACCGGAGTGGTAATTTCCCCCCTCATTGCCTTAATGCAAGACCAAGTGGATGCGCTACGTCAATTGGGAATCCGTGCCGCTTATCTCAATTCCAGCCAGGATGGTGCGACGCAAAGACAAATTGAAACCCAACTGCTACGCCAGGAATTGGATTTACTGTATATTGCACCGGAACGCTTATTGACCGAACGCCTATTACAGCAATTGGAGCAAACCCACATTGCCTTGTTCGCCATCGATGAAGCCCACTGCGTATCGCAATGGGGACATGACTTTCGCAAGGAATACCAGCAACTATCCGTATTACATCAACGCTTCCCCCATACACCGCGCATTGCCTTGACGGCAACGGCTGATGAGCGCACTCGCCGGGAAATTGTCGCGCAATTGAATTTAAGCAATGCCCGCATTTTTATAAACAGTTTCGATAGACCCAATATTCACTACCGCATCAACGATGGTAACAACGCCCGAGAGCAGCTGTGGCGCTTTATTAACCGGGAACACCCAAACGATGCAGGTATTGTCTATTGTCTGTCACGGAGAAAGGTGGAAAGCGTGGCCGAGTGGTTCAATAAAAAAGGACGAACCGCGCTTGCCTATCACGCCGGACTGCCGGACGCTGTGCGTCAACAAAACCAAGAGCGTTTCCTGCGAGAGAACGGCCTCATCATTGTCGCCACCATCGCCTTTGGTATGGGGATTGATAAACCTGATGTCCGCTTTGTAGCACACCTGAATCTTCCCAAAAGTATTGAGGCCTACTACCAGGAAACCGGCCGTGCGGGCCGAGACCAAAAACCGGCAAATGCCTGGATGAGTTTTGGTTTGCAGGATGTCATGACCCTACGTCACTGGGTAGAACAGGCCGATGCAGATGAACGCTACAAACGCGTGAGCCTGCAAAAATTGGAAGCCATGCTCGGACTGTGCGAAATGAGCTCGTGCCGCCGTCAAGCCTTACTCAAATATTTCGGTGAATCCCTGGAACAGCGCTGCGGCAACTGTGACAATTGCGTGTCTCCGCCGGAACAATGGGACGGAACCGTGGTGGCACAAAAAATTCTTTCTTGTATTGTCAGAACAGGGCAACGCTTCGGTGTTGGCTATATCATTGATGTACTTTTAGGAAACAACAACGAGCGCATTCAACGCAATGGCCATGACCGCATCAGCACCTTTGGAATCGGTACCGAGTTGAGCGGAGCAGAATGGCGTTCTGTGCTACGCCAATTGGCAGCACAATCCTATATCAGCACCGACTTGGAAGGCCACGGCTCGCTCCTACTCAATGAAAAATGCAGACCCTTGCTCCGCGGCGAAACCCGGATTCAGTTCCGAAAAACCAGTGAAAAAATCCATGCACCGGAGAAACCCAAACAACAAAATATCAACACTTGGGATGAAGAATTGCTGGCCGCACTAAAAACCCTGCGCCAACAACTGGCCGCAGAACAAAACGTACCCGCGTACATTATTTTTCACGACCAAACCTTGATAGACGTGGCGGCCCTGCGACCGGCCAATCTTACGGAACTGAGCCGCATCAACGGCATTGGCCAACAAAAACTGGATCGTTACGGTGAGGCAGTATTGCAACAGGTGGCCACTCACCCCCTGCCGAATGTACTAAAAAACAATTTCAGCAATACCATTAATGAAACCCTGTATTTGTACAGTCGCGATATGGATGTGGACGCCATAGCCCAGCACCGGGATCTAAAACCGGCGACGATACTGGGACACTTTGCTGAAGCCATAGAAGCGGGTATGCTGCAATTAGATGACGTATTGCAACTGGATGAAGATACGGTCACCGAAATCCTGCTTACGGCAGAATCACTCCAACTGGCAGCCGACGACAGTCTTAAATCCCTGTTCCACGCCTTTAATGGCGAACACGATTACGGCGTACTCAAATGCGTGGTAGCGGGACAACTACGATCACGATAG
- a CDS encoding rhodanese-like domain-containing protein: MFFSVKEIDAPQLVQWLEQEDVQVLDVREMREISQGTIENALFMPLATVPMRLQEINKEGTVVVICRSGARSAQACMFLQQNGFDNVHNLRGGVISWSQYSYPMVRPAVA, translated from the coding sequence ATGTTTTTTAGTGTTAAAGAAATTGATGCCCCCCAGTTGGTCCAATGGCTGGAACAAGAAGATGTACAAGTGTTGGACGTGCGTGAAATGAGAGAGATTTCTCAGGGCACCATAGAGAATGCCCTGTTCATGCCTCTCGCCACCGTCCCAATGCGTTTGCAGGAGATCAATAAGGAAGGCACGGTCGTTGTCATTTGTCGCAGCGGTGCTCGTTCGGCACAGGCCTGTATGTTTCTCCAGCAAAACGGTTTTGACAATGTGCATAATCTGCGTGGCGGTGTCATCTCCTGGTCTCAGTATTCCTATCCCATGGTGCGACCGGCAGTTGCCTAA
- a CDS encoding glutamine--tRNA ligase/YqeY domain fusion protein, with translation MSDSEKSAPSNFVRQIIDKDLAVGKNEGRVATRFPPEPNGYLHIGHAKSIVLNFGIAQDYKGSCNLRFDDTNPHKENAEFVEAIQNDVRWLGYDWGDRMYFASNYFEQLYDYAVQLIQKGKAYVDDLSAEEIRDFRGTLTEAGKNSPHRNRSVDENLDLFARMRAGEFGDGEKVLRAKIDMASPNINLRDPTLYRIRHGVVHHQTGANWCIYPMYDFTHCVSDALESITHSICTLEFEDHRPLYDWFLDELQTPCHPQQIEFSRLNLEYTVVSKRKLTELVEGGYVEGWDDPRMPTLAGIRRRGYTAASIREFCHRIGVTKADNLVEMSVLEDCIRNDLNISAPRRMAVLRPLKVILTNYPDEKQEQLSSHNHPQDETMGTRMLSFSRELYIDRDDFSENPPKKYKRLIPGGEVRLRNAYVIRCDEVIKDAHGNIIELHCSHDENTLGKNPEGRKVKGVIHWVDARTAVQAEVRLYDRLFDHPTPDATKDGKDFKEHLNVNSLLTLTECYLEATLANSEPGQQVQFEREGYFCLDPMQLPGNKPIFNRVVTLRDTWAKLEKS, from the coding sequence ATGAGCGATTCCGAGAAGTCTGCGCCCAGTAATTTTGTACGTCAAATCATAGATAAGGATTTGGCAGTGGGCAAAAACGAAGGCCGGGTGGCCACCCGTTTCCCGCCGGAGCCCAATGGCTATTTGCATATCGGACACGCTAAATCCATCGTTTTGAACTTCGGTATTGCCCAGGATTATAAAGGTAGCTGCAACCTGCGTTTTGATGATACCAATCCCCACAAGGAGAATGCTGAATTCGTTGAAGCCATTCAGAACGATGTACGCTGGTTGGGATATGATTGGGGCGATCGCATGTATTTTGCCTCGAATTATTTCGAGCAATTATACGATTATGCTGTGCAGCTGATTCAGAAGGGTAAGGCTTATGTAGATGACCTTAGTGCCGAGGAAATTCGTGATTTTCGCGGTACCTTGACCGAGGCGGGTAAAAACAGCCCCCATCGTAATCGTTCGGTGGATGAGAACCTGGATTTATTTGCGCGTATGCGCGCCGGTGAGTTTGGTGACGGTGAAAAAGTGCTTCGGGCAAAAATTGACATGGCGTCACCCAATATCAATCTGCGTGATCCCACGTTATACCGGATTCGACATGGCGTAGTCCACCATCAAACCGGCGCCAATTGGTGTATCTATCCCATGTATGATTTTACTCATTGTGTATCCGATGCGCTCGAATCCATTACGCATTCTATTTGTACCTTGGAGTTTGAAGACCACCGGCCTTTGTACGACTGGTTTTTGGATGAGTTGCAAACCCCGTGTCACCCGCAGCAAATCGAGTTTTCCCGTTTGAATTTGGAATACACGGTAGTGAGCAAACGCAAGCTTACCGAATTGGTTGAGGGCGGTTATGTGGAAGGCTGGGATGATCCGCGTATGCCTACATTGGCCGGTATTCGTCGTCGCGGCTATACCGCTGCGTCGATTCGTGAGTTTTGCCACCGTATTGGCGTGACCAAAGCGGATAATCTGGTGGAAATGAGTGTGCTGGAAGACTGCATTCGTAACGATTTAAATATTAGTGCACCCCGGCGCATGGCTGTGTTGCGACCTTTGAAAGTCATTCTCACGAATTATCCGGACGAAAAACAGGAGCAGCTCAGTTCACATAATCATCCCCAGGACGAAACTATGGGTACACGCATGTTGAGTTTTTCCCGGGAACTGTATATAGATCGAGACGATTTTAGTGAAAATCCACCGAAAAAATACAAGCGTCTCATTCCCGGTGGGGAAGTGCGATTGCGTAATGCCTACGTTATACGTTGTGATGAAGTCATTAAAGATGCCCACGGGAACATTATCGAATTGCATTGCAGTCACGATGAAAATACCTTGGGGAAAAATCCTGAGGGGCGCAAAGTCAAAGGTGTGATTCATTGGGTGGACGCACGCACTGCGGTACAGGCCGAGGTGCGTTTATACGATCGTTTGTTTGACCACCCTACGCCCGATGCCACTAAGGATGGTAAAGATTTTAAAGAACATCTCAACGTTAACTCATTGCTGACTTTGACAGAGTGTTATCTGGAAGCGACATTGGCAAACAGTGAACCCGGTCAGCAGGTGCAATTTGAGCGAGAAGGTTATTTTTGTCTCGATCCTATGCAATTGCCCGGTAACAAGCCTATTTTCAATCGTGTGGTTACCCTGCGGGATACCTGGGCGAAGCTGGAAAAGTCATAA